The genomic stretch GCGCGAGGTGAGGAAGATGATTGGAATGCGTGCGCCGGCGGCGTGCAACTCGCGGCAGAAATCGAAGCCGCTGCCGTCGGGCAGGCCGATGTCGAGGACGACCAGCGCGAAGGCTCGAGCGGCCAGCGCGGCCCGCGCGCCGCCGATCGTGGCGTGCGGGACGGGTTCGAAACCTTCGGTGCGCAACGCGTAGACGATCGTGTCGGCGATGGCGGGTTCGTCTTCGACGATCAGGACGGCCGGCCGTGGTGCCACGGACGGGGCGGTGTGGGCGGGGGACGCCATGTCGCGGAGCATGGATCGGCGGGCATCGCCGCAGAAACCAAAAAAACGCCGCACCGTGCACGAGCGGTGCGGCGTAGCGGAGGTCATACGACCGCTTGGCTGCCGGTCTCGCGCGGCGGTACGGGTGCGCCGGTGTAGAACGCCTTGGTCCGTGCCCAGGCGTGAGCGATGTCGGCGAAGACCAAGTAGAGACACGGGATGAGCATCAGTGTGATCGCCGTGGCGAAGAGCACGCCGAAGGCGAGCGAGACCGCCATGGGGATGAGGATCTGCGCTTGCAGGCTCTTCTCGAGGAGCAGCGGCGAGAGTCCGGCGAACGTCGTGACGGAGGTGAGCAGGATGGCGCGGAAGCGCGCGACTCCGGCGGTGCTCACCGCGTCGAACAACCCCAAGCCGCGCGCGCGGGCGTTGTTTACGAAGTCGACCATCACGAGGCTGTCGTTCACGGCGACGCCGGCGAGTGCGATGATGCCGCAGAGCGAGAGGATGCTCACCGGGATGCCCATCAGCACGTGACCGGCGATCGCACCGACGATCCCGAACGGGATGGCGGTCATGATCATGACGGGTTGCGTGTAGGACTTCAGCGGGATCGCCATCAGCGCATAGATCAGAAACACCGCGAGCACACCGCCGAGTTGGAGGGCGGCCATCGATTCGGCCTGTTCGCGTGCCTCGCCTTCCTGCGACGAACGCACGCCGGGGTACTTGGCGAGCACCTCGGGCAGGATCGTCTTCTGGACGTCGTTGCGCACGATGTCGGGATCGACCGCGTTCTTGTCGATCTCGGCGGTGACGTTGATCACGCGTTTGCGGTCGACGCGACGGATCGTGTTGTAACCGCGTCCGGTCTCGGCGCTGGCCACGTAGGAGAAGGGTACCTCGCCGCCGTCGGGCGTGCGCACGTGCATCGCCTCGAGATAGCCGAGCGAGCGACGTTCCTTCTCGGGATAACGCACCATCACGCGCACGTCGTCGCGGCCGCGTTGGATGCGTTGCGCCTCTTCGCCGTAGAAGCCTTGGCGCACCTGACGCGCGAGATCGGTGAGCGAGAGCCCGAGGGCTTCGGCGGCGGACTTGATCGACAGGCGCACCTCGGTCTTCCCGTTGCCGGAGGACTCGCTCACGTCGTATACGCCGGCGTAGTCGCGGAGGCGTTCCTTCAATTCGAGCGCGGCGGCTTCGAGTTGCTCGATGTTGTTGGACGTGAGTTGGAGGTCGATGGGACGGCCGCTGTTGGCGATCGTGCCGGTGTAGGTGACGTTGGTCGCGCCGGGGATCTCGCCGACCTTTTCGCGCCAGCGACGTGCGATTTCGCTGGCGGGGATCGTGCGCTCCTCGCTCGGCGCAAGCTCGAGCACGAAGGCGAAGGAGATCTCGCTGCGCGTGTAGGAGAGCACGTTCTTCACCAGCTCCTGGCCGTCCTTCTCGCGGCCCTCGCGGCGCACCTCTTCGACGGCGTCGTGCATCTTCCGGATCATCTGTTGGGTGAACGCCGCGGGCGTGCCTTGCGCGAGCTCCACGCTGCCGTCCACGAAGTCCGACTCGATGTTGGGGAAGAAGACGAAACGTACGTGACCGCTCGCGACGAAGAAGACGGCGACCACGAGCAGGCCGAGAAAGGCGGAGAGCGTGGCGTAACGCCACTCCAGCGCGACCCGTAGGCTGGGCTGGTAGACGCGTTCGATCCACCACTGTAGTCCTTTCCCGAATACACGTTGGAAGCGTTCGAAGGCGTTGAGCTTCGTCTCGTCCTGCTCGCGTCGCTTCAGAAACGAAAGGTGGGCGGGCAGGATGAGTTTCGACTCCACGAGCGAGAAGAGCAGCGTGCCGATCACGACGAGCGCGATGCCGCTCCAGATTTTGCCGTTCACGCCCGGAACCATGAGCATGGGGATGAACGCGACGACGGTGGTCAATACGCCGTAGGTGACGGGCACCGCCACCTCTCGCGCGCCCTTGATCGTGCTCGCGAGTCCGAAGCCTTCCTTCTGACAGGTCGTGTAGACGTTTTCGCCGACCACGATCGCGTCGTCCACGACGATGCCGAGCACGACGAGGAAGCCGAAGAGCGTGATCATGTTGATGGAAATGCCCATCAACGCGGTCGGCATGAGGAACAGCGTGCCGAGAAACGAGAGCGGGATGCCGAGGCAAACCCAGAAGGCGAGCGAGAGCCGCAGGAACAGTGCGAGCGAGACGAAGACGAGGAGGAGGCCGATGGCGCCGTTCTTGAGCAGCATGTTGAGCCGCTCCTTGAGGAAGCGCGAACCGTCGGCCCAGACGGTGAGCGTGACGCCGTCGGGCAGCTCTTCGTTGGCGGCGTCGACGTAGGTCCGGACCTTGGCGGCGACGTCGAGCGCACTCTGCTCGCCGACGCGCATGATGCGGATGCTGGCGGAGCGTTCGCCGTTGAACGTGTTGGACACCGTCGAGTCCTCGAAGCCGTCGATCACGTCCGCGACGTCGCCGACGGTGATGCGTGTGCCGTCGGGTCGGGTCTGAAGCACCAGCGCGGCATACTCGTCACCGGTGTAGGCTTGGCCGTTGGTGCGGATGAGCACTTCACCGCCTTCGGTCTTGATCGAGCCGGCGGGCAGGTTGATCGACGACCGACGCACGGCGCGGGCGACGTCGTCGAAGGAGAGGCCGTACTCGCGTAGCCGAGTTTCGGATACTTCGATCGCGATCTCGAAGCGGCGCACGCCGTAGATTTCGGCTTGGGTCACGCCGGGGAGCGAGACGATGTCGTTGCGGACCTTCTCGGCGAGGCGTTTGAGCGTGGGCTCGTCCACGTCGCCGGCGAGGTTGACCCACATCACTTCGTTGCGGGTGGTCAGCTCTTCGATGATCGGTCGCTCGGTCTCGGCCGGGAAGGTGGAGATGCCGTCGACGCGGACCTTGATCTGATTGAGGACCTTCTGGAGATCGTAGTCGGGCAGGATCTCGACCGTGATGCGGCCTGCGCCTTCCATCGCGGCGGCGGTGATGCGTTTGATGCCGGGGATGTCCTGGATGGCTTCCTCGACTTTGATGACGACGCCTTCCTCGACCTCTTGCGGTGTGCCGCCGCGGTAGGGCACGGTGATGGCGAGCATGTCGAGGGAGAACTCGGGGAAGATCTCCTTCTTGATCGAGAGCGTGGTGAAGGCGCCCGCCACCATGATGACGAGCATGAGGAGATTGGCGGCGACGGGGTTGCTCGCGAACCACGCGATCACGCCCTTCTCCTCCGGCACAGGGGTAGGGGCGGTAGGCGGGCGAGTGTCGGCGTCGGCGGCCGACGGGCGCGGTTCGTCGGACGGGTTCACAACGGGCCTCCGTTCTTCGTGGTCTTCTCGGCATCGGCGAGGCGTCCGGCGTCGATCGGCGTGGGTGCTGCGGGAGCGTCGGAGTAGAGTTCCACTTTCATCCCCTCGACGACGAACTCGAGCGCGGTCGTGCAGACCAATTCACCCGGAGCGATGCCGCTGCCGATCACGACCACGTCGGGGTCGGTCTTGAGCACCTCCACGCGTCGCGTGCGTAGTTCGCTCGTGGCCGGATCGACCACGAGAACGCGATCACCACCGCGGAGTACTTGGCGTGGGAGGACGACGACGCCGCTCGCGCTGCGGCCGGAAATCTCGGCCTCCACGAACTGCCCCATCTGCAACGGCGGCCGGTCGCTGTCGGCGGCGCGGGCATAGGGATTCCGGATGCGTGCGACGACGTAGAGCATGCGGCTGGAGGGGTCGATCGTGCCTTCGGTGCGGACGATGTGGGCGGGCCATTCGTGCATCCGTCCGGCGATGCGCGCGCGCAGGGTGACGGGGACGGGATTTGCGGGAGCTTCGCCGCGGTAGCCGTGCGGGAGGTCGAGGTAGGCGAGGTCCTGGAGGGAAACGGGCAAGCGCACCTCCGCTTCGTCGACGGCGAAGATCGTGCCGAGCTGCGTGCCGGGGGAGACGAACTGGCCGAGGTCCGCGCGTTTTTCGCGTACCATGCCGGCGTAGGGGGCGCGGATCTTCGTGCGAGCGAGATCGAGGCGGGCTTTCTCCAGGGCTTGTTCGCTCCATTTCACGTTGGCCTCTTCGGCTTGTACCTGTGGGACGCGGGCGACGAGCGCGGGCGGTTCGCCGCGGCCGAGGCTCTGCCACTCCTTGCGGGCTTGGTCGGCGCGGGCGAGCTCCTGCTCGAGCTTCAGGCGGGCTTGAGCGAGATTGAACTCGGCCTGAGCGACGGTGGATTCGTAGTTCGCGGGGTCGATCTCGATGAGCACATCGCCCGTTTCGAAGAAACCTCCGGCCTGAAACGCGGGCGAAGTCGCGACGATGCGGCCCGAGACTTCGGGGATGAGCATCGTCTCACGCAGCGGCTGGACCGTCCCTTGGGTGCGGACACGGAAGACGCGGTCCTCCATGGCGGTCGTGATCGCTTGGACGAGCGTGGGCTTGGGTGGCGTCGGCGCAATTTCCGGTTTTTTCCGGGTCGCCATGAGCACGGCGGAGATGCCGCCGGCGAGCAGGAGGATGCCGACTGGGACGGCGACTTTGACAAAGGTCTTCATGGGTGGGCGGGCAGGAGCGGAAAACGTGACGGGTCAGGGGCGGCGGATGAGCGCTGCGGACAGCGTGGGCGCATCGTGGGAAGCGAGATCGACCGCAGGCGGCGCGGAATTCGTCGCACCACCAGCCCCGAAATCGCCGCCGAGGGCGAGGTGGAGGTCGACGCGGTTGCGTAGACGTTGCTCGCGGATGAGGAGGTAGGAACTGCGCGCGTCCAGCGCGCGACGTTGGGATTCGAGTACGGTCACGATGTCGGAGAGGCCTGCTTCGTATTCGTCCTGCGCGAGCCGTTCGGCGCCGGCAGACTGTTCGGCGAACTCGCGCAAGTTCTCCTCGCGGCGGCGCAGGAGATGCTCGGCCGCGAGCGCGGACTCCACCTCGCGAAACGCTTCCAAAACGGCGCTCAGATAGTCGGCGTGCGCGCGCTCGGCGAGAGCCGCGTTGCGGTCGGCGGCGGCGCGGAGGCGACCGCCTTGGATAAGCGGCTGAGCGAGGCCGGCGGCGATCGACCAGACTTCGAAGTCGGCGTCGAGAAGGTCGTCGAGGTCGTTGCTGGCCGTACCACCGGAGCCGGTGAGGCTGAGGCTCGGCAGGCGGGCCTTGCGGGCTTCGCGCGTGCGGGCGTCGGCGGCGGCGAGGCGACGCTCGGCGGCGACGAGGTCCGGCCGGCGTTGGAGGACTTCGGATGGGATTCCCGCCGGCACGGTGACCTGCAACTCGGGGAGGGCGTCGATTGTGGCGAGCATGTTGGCGGGGTAGCGCCCGAGGAGCGTCTCGAGAGTGCGGACGGCGGAGTCGAGTTCCTGCCGCCGC from Opitutales bacterium ASA1 encodes the following:
- a CDS encoding efflux RND transporter periplasmic adaptor subunit, translating into MKTFVKVAVPVGILLLAGGISAVLMATRKKPEIAPTPPKPTLVQAITTAMEDRVFRVRTQGTVQPLRETMLIPEVSGRIVATSPAFQAGGFFETGDVLIEIDPANYESTVAQAEFNLAQARLKLEQELARADQARKEWQSLGRGEPPALVARVPQVQAEEANVKWSEQALEKARLDLARTKIRAPYAGMVREKRADLGQFVSPGTQLGTIFAVDEAEVRLPVSLQDLAYLDLPHGYRGEAPANPVPVTLRARIAGRMHEWPAHIVRTEGTIDPSSRMLYVVARIRNPYARAADSDRPPLQMGQFVEAEISGRSASGVVVLPRQVLRGGDRVLVVDPATSELRTRRVEVLKTDPDVVVIGSGIAPGELVCTTALEFVVEGMKVELYSDAPAAPTPIDAGRLADAEKTTKNGGPL
- a CDS encoding efflux RND transporter permease subunit, giving the protein MNPSDEPRPSAADADTRPPTAPTPVPEEKGVIAWFASNPVAANLLMLVIMVAGAFTTLSIKKEIFPEFSLDMLAITVPYRGGTPQEVEEGVVIKVEEAIQDIPGIKRITAAAMEGAGRITVEILPDYDLQKVLNQIKVRVDGISTFPAETERPIIEELTTRNEVMWVNLAGDVDEPTLKRLAEKVRNDIVSLPGVTQAEIYGVRRFEIAIEVSETRLREYGLSFDDVARAVRRSSINLPAGSIKTEGGEVLIRTNGQAYTGDEYAALVLQTRPDGTRITVGDVADVIDGFEDSTVSNTFNGERSASIRIMRVGEQSALDVAAKVRTYVDAANEELPDGVTLTVWADGSRFLKERLNMLLKNGAIGLLLVFVSLALFLRLSLAFWVCLGIPLSFLGTLFLMPTALMGISINMITLFGFLVVLGIVVDDAIVVGENVYTTCQKEGFGLASTIKGAREVAVPVTYGVLTTVVAFIPMLMVPGVNGKIWSGIALVVIGTLLFSLVESKLILPAHLSFLKRREQDETKLNAFERFQRVFGKGLQWWIERVYQPSLRVALEWRYATLSAFLGLLVVAVFFVASGHVRFVFFPNIESDFVDGSVELAQGTPAAFTQQMIRKMHDAVEEVRREGREKDGQELVKNVLSYTRSEISFAFVLELAPSEERTIPASEIARRWREKVGEIPGATNVTYTGTIANSGRPIDLQLTSNNIEQLEAAALELKERLRDYAGVYDVSESSGNGKTEVRLSIKSAAEALGLSLTDLARQVRQGFYGEEAQRIQRGRDDVRVMVRYPEKERRSLGYLEAMHVRTPDGGEVPFSYVASAETGRGYNTIRRVDRKRVINVTAEIDKNAVDPDIVRNDVQKTILPEVLAKYPGVRSSQEGEAREQAESMAALQLGGVLAVFLIYALMAIPLKSYTQPVMIMTAIPFGIVGAIAGHVLMGIPVSILSLCGIIALAGVAVNDSLVMVDFVNNARARGLGLFDAVSTAGVARFRAILLTSVTTFAGLSPLLLEKSLQAQILIPMAVSLAFGVLFATAITLMLIPCLYLVFADIAHAWARTKAFYTGAPVPPRETGSQAVV
- a CDS encoding efflux transporter outer membrane subunit, whose amino-acid sequence is MTRLPFSTRLSTGASVLVLAFSGCVTSPRTAQRPEAVPDAPSRWTAPAATTSNAPENKAVSDDWLLRLGDPRLPDLVEQALARNHDLRALAASLESTRAASIIAGADRLPQIGVGLDAARFQNAVKTAPGEAVGAIAQSRQLGANVRWEIDLWGKLRDRGQAALADLEAAEADFAGARLSLAAGVAKAWFRTSTSRLQLQLAEETVRNFEATADLVRSRFEAGIGTSLELRLALANAASAAALLEQRRQELDSAVRTLETLLGRYPANMLATIDALPELQVTVPAGIPSEVLQRRPDLVAAERRLAAADARTREARKARLPSLSLTGSGGTASNDLDDLLDADFEVWSIAAGLAQPLIQGGRLRAAADRNAALAERAHADYLSAVLEAFREVESALAAEHLLRRREENLREFAEQSAGAERLAQDEYEAGLSDIVTVLESQRRALDARSSYLLIREQRLRNRVDLHLALGGDFGAGGATNSAPPAVDLASHDAPTLSAALIRRP